DNA from Aphelocoma coerulescens isolate FSJ_1873_10779 chromosome 4A, UR_Acoe_1.0, whole genome shotgun sequence:
tgtccccgtgcaggcagcccaggcacagctgggagggAGGATCCAGCTGCAGAACATGTGGCAGCATCTGCTcccccccagcccggggaggtgaccctgcagggctctgCAAGGCCGGGCGGACCCGGGGGGACACGTTCCCCATCTGCCACAGCCCGAGGCGCCTCGGGATGGAGGTCCCAGCCCGGCCAGAGCCcctggagaggaggaaaagtgTCATGAACGACACGCCCGGCCTTGCCCCCAGGCTGGGAAGAGCTGCCAGGGGAGCTGTGCCAGTCACGGAGTCGCTGTGGCAGGAAGGGATAATGGGAAGCAGCCCTGCGGATGGGAAGCACACAGGGtggtgtcctggaggtgccaccaGCCTCTTGTCCCGTCCCAAAGCCACAAAGAAAGCGCCACACTCACCAGGAGCACATCCCAGGCAGCTGGAACATGGCACGAGGACGGGCTTTGGTGAGATCCaaaggatttgggaatgggcactgcaTCAATatgggggaaaaggaaagaaatggtaCCTCCAGCAGCCCTCTGGAAGGGGATGTACCTTCTGCTGGGTGAAAGGAAGCCTTATCTTCCTTATCTTATCAGCATGGGGGAGGTCTGGGTTAATTGAGGCTCTGTCTGAAcacagaggaggagaaagggctCTCCTCgctctgccatgctggggtGGCCTGAGGAGAGAGATAGGCCAGGCACTTCCCAGGATATccttcagctcctgcagcagatgAAGCTCTGGATCATgtccagggagaaaaaaagaagagaaaggggaGAAGAAGCACTGCTGTAATTGAAGTGAGTTGAGGGAAGGTAATTTCCGCCCGGGTTAGTGAAACAGCTCGGTGGAAATTTCTGATAAAAATCTATTCTTCTTTGAAAATGCAGATCCAGAGAAATGTGAAGGCTTTCCACTGGAAAGAATGAGTTTTGCTGGATTTCTCAACCAGTTCTCTAGAAAATTTGTCAATGGTCACAACATTTTAatcactgctgctttttttgtcAGACCAAAATTTACACTCCCACCACTCTCCAGCCTGACATGAAAATGCAACATTTTTGGCATCGCCGCTTTATTTGTTCAAAATTTAATATTCTACAGATCTTCTGCCCTCCTTTTGGATCAAGAAAATGCTGGAGATGCCAAGACATGCCTGGGATAGGGAAACCATTTCGCCTAAAGCACGGGAAGCTCCGGATGAGGAGCAGTGCAGAACTCAGGACAGACCCTGGGTTTCTCTTGGCCTCGTGCTGGTTCTGAGGACACAAATGTGGTTTCatgccaccccagtgtcccctgggcCAACACAGGCTCACCCCatgccctgctgctggccaagctgttcctggggctgggagaaggggacATTGCCCTTGGATTCAATTCTTGGCAAATCCATGCAACCACAACCTGGAATCCCGTTTCTCTTTGAGCTGGGAAAGCACACGGACATCAATAACAGTGATAACCCAACACCATTGCCCTGGCTCATTTCCACACCTTCACAGCCCCTCCTTGGCCTGGGAAGTTCCACCTCTTCCCCCCTTACCCTGAGCTTTACACAATCCTTAGGGTTGGAAAAATCCTCTAAGATCGAGTCCAGTTATTTTGGAGCTttttctgtggggaaaaatCAGCCCCAGGATTCTCCCCCCCTATTTTTAGTACATTTTTCAGCAGATGCTTCAATCCCCAGAGAAACTTCAGGatcagcagctgctgtccccaagtgccactgCCCCGAAGGGGTCAACCCCCGCCAGCTGCTGCTCCGCGGGGACACGACACTGGATAAACACGGCTGGGGACACTCAGGATGCCCGAGGCAGCGCCTGGCACCGAGTGCCGGCAGCACATGGTGTCCCTGAGCACCCGGTGGTGCGTGGTGTCCCCGCCCGTCCCCAGCTCCGAGCCTAACGCGAGGAAGATGCCGGTGGGAGCGGCAGCACAAAGGGCAGGACATCTCCTGGTGATCGAGTGGGAAGCACGGCCTGGGCAGGGGTTAAACGAGGAGCAGAGGCCACTGAAATGCACCAGAAACACCCAGTGAAGGCACTTTGGGCCCCAAAGTGTCCCTGCAATGTCACCgagtgctggggcaggaggctggcacGGCATCAGGGATGTGCTGAGCTCACCCACCTGCTGTCCCAGCACTTGGGGGGCACTGGAAAAGCAAATCCCTGCCCCAGGGACAgtctgagctcacctggggacactgggacagcagGTTCCTGCCCCAGGGAGCTCAGGTGCCACCCGAGGACAGGGGACACAGtgctggggagaagccccaggtgggcacagcagctcctgggacactccatgcccagagcccagctggctgcagctccccagggatggcagctggggacagcactggggacaGAGCCGGCAGGGGTGGAAATGTGGGGGCCACCAAAGTCACCATGGGTCCTGGAGCTGGGTGCCCAGCAAAGGACAGGAAGCTGAAGCCCTGACATATCTGACACCAAAAATGCCCTTTTTGCTTCCCAGTAAAACCATGAtaagtttgaaagaaaaaaaaaaaaggaagaaaatgaagtaaTTGGGATTTTAAGTAACTTCCAAACCCTTTTGTTCCCACAGCTCCAACCcaccaggtgtgtgtggagGGGACTGGGCCCAGCTGGGGACTTCCGAGGTGGAACCAAATGGATGTGAAAGGTTAAAGTTTTCACTGCAGCCTCAGTTTTAtacttcctggagctggcccagCCCTTCAGGTGCTCCCACTCTGCCCTGGGAAGCTGGACAGGTCACTCAAGGGACAGATGGACAACATCACACAGTGACAATCCCACTCAacacctcctcctgctgccttcctgagCTGGGGTCTGAGCGTCCAGGTCATCCCTGGCTTTGGGGGGGTATTCAGAGGGTGCCAAATACATCCAGGACCACAACTTGGGCAGCACTGACCCCGTGCTGGGACCAGCTGCCTCTGCCATTGTCACTTTGGGGGTCCTGGCACCGAGGGTGGGACATCTTGCGCcagccagggacagcacagACTCCCACTTctcccattcctgctgtcccagTGCGTGAGGACAGGGTGGAATTCCTCCCAGCATCcgcagcagggaaaggcagcagagaGATGGGCAGGGTCCCAGAGatcccccctcccttccccagcactgtgAGCCACCACCAagcaccattcccattcccactctcattcccattccctggcTGCTTCTTCCTGGAAAAGGGAATgcttcaggagcagcagcagggatttAGTATAGCTATTAAACCTTCTTAAAGGGGCTACTGGGCAAGCAGGGAAACAGCCAGGTGGCCCCAAGGGAGACAATTCCCATCCAGCTGAGCGTGATGTGGAGGAAGGCGGGTGATCAGtgcagccagcccagggctTGGCTTCTTGTGCTGAGTGATGGGAATGTGTGatggcaccccaaatcccatgtTTAATTCCTGGCAGGGATCAGAGGGGATGGGGGAATCTCCCTTCTGGAGAAGGGGAGGTGGCTCAGAGCCCAGCACCCTCCACGCTCCCGCCACTGGGTTCGCAAATCCCGCAGGTACCAGTGAGACCTAAACCACaataatattattaatattaatattaatattaatattattaataataattagaTTTCTGACCCATGGCTGCAGGTCTGGGCTACACTTTGGTGACGCTGTCAGGTGGCCTCTCCTCGGCTGGCCCCTCTCctttgggatggggctgggagacTCCCACCCTGTTGCTCCCGAGTCCCGCACATTCCGGAGCCTTCCGCCCTTTCCTCAGGAGGCAGAAAGCCCAGGCACTGAGGAGGGAAAGGCCCACCAGGGCCACGAGCAGAGCCAGGGAGGCAGTGCCCTTGGGCTGGGGACAGATCCAGTGGGGAGTGCTGGTGATCCGGGCTGAGATATTCCAGCCGTGCTCCTGGAAGGCACAGCGAGCTTGGGGCAGGTCCAGCACGGCCACACTGGCCGCACGCAGCGTGTCCAGCCAGCCCAgcgagcagcagctccaggggttCCCTGCCACGGACACGGCCCTCAGGCTGCGGGACCAGCTCCCGAGCTTTCCCAAGGTCTGCAGGTTGTTATCCCGAATGTCCAGGCTCTCCAGTGGGGAGCAGGAAAGCCCTGAGGGCAGCAGGCTCAGGCGGTTACCCGACAGGTCCAGCACTCGGAGCGTGCCCAGGCAGGGCAGCGCTGCCTGGCTCTCGTCCATCTGGTTGTCCCTCAGAGAgagctcctgcagggacagctccAAGCCCCCCAGCGCTCCCGTGGGTATGGACAAGTCCCTGTTTCCTGACAGGTCCAGGGAGCGCAGCAGGGTCCGGTTGAAGGCGTAGGGCTGCAGCCTGGAGATATTGTTCTTGGACAGGCTCAGGTGTTTCAAGTGAGGCACGTTGTAGAAGGAGGTGCAGGTGTCTCCGGGGGCTGACGTGTGAGAATCCactcccaaatcccttccctgGTCACTCACCTGGCTCTCACAAGGCTGAAGGCTGTTGGAGCCCAGATCCATGGATTCCAGGTGAGGCAGGGAATCGAAGAACCAGTGTGGCAGCACGCGGAGGGCGTTGCTGTGGAGGTCCAGCGAGCGCACGGACAGCTCCGTGCCATTGGAGGCCAACTCCCTGGCCACGTCCCGGAGACAGTTCCTCGCCAGGCTGAGGCTTTGCAGGGCGCCCAGGctgtggaagaaggaaaatgggAACAGCTCCAGGCGGTTGTTGCTGAGATCCAGGTCAGCCATGTGTGGCAGAGCGGCCGCGGGATGCACGGTCCTGTTGAACCTCTGCATCTCCTTGTAGAGCAGGACGAACTCCCTGGGTTGGGGtgagcctgggagcagggaagcaATGAGGTTGTTGGAGAGGTTTAAGTGTGTGAGATCATGGgctttggggagctctgggaaCGAGAGGAGTCTGTTATGGCTCAAGTCGAGCACTCGGAGCAGGTAGGGCTGCGCTCCCTCCTCGGAGGAGAACAGCTCCAGGGCGTTGTGGCTGAGGTTTAAAACTCGCAGCTGTGTGAGGCTGAAGCCAGAGATACAGTGCAGGGAATTCAAAGCCAAGTTCAGCATCTCCAGCTCTTCCAGAGGCTCAAAAgctccctcctggatctccatGATGTAGTTGTTGCTGAGGTCGAGCTGGCGCAGCCGCGGTGAGCTCCGGAaggtccctgccagcagctTGGTCATCGTGTTCCCGGAGAGATCCAGCACCCTCAGGCTGGTGAGGTTGCTGATGTACCAGCTGGCCATGTGGCTCTCCAGGTTATTCACAGACAGGTCCAGGACCTCTATATTCCTGAGCAGATGGAAAGCTTCCCCGTTAGCCAAGTAATTCCGGTCCAGGTGGTTCGATCCCAGGAGGAGCGAGTGCAGCCGAGGCAGCCGAGCCAGAGCGGTGGCTGACACAGCTTCCAGCTGGTTGAAGCACACATCCAGGTACTCCAGCTGCCCAAATCCTGGCATGGTGCTGCCTGACAGGTTTTGAATGAAGTTGTTGGAGAGTTCAAGGTACTTAATTCCTTGGCCAAGCTCCTTGGGAAACTTCCGTAGGCCAACTCCTTTGCAAGACACCTTCGTGGGGCTCTGTGGAGAGACAGAAAAGGTGGGAATGAGGGCGAGCTACAAGCCACAGCTCCAGGTGAGCCAGCAGCTGGCCAAGATGGGCACGAGAAGTGGGAATGAGCACTGCTCTCCCTTCCCAAGCCCAGCTGGTCCACAGCATCCCTGTTTAGGGGGAGCAAGGGTGCTGTGTGGGCTCCACCTTTCCTCTCGCCCTGGTttcctctggagctgggaaccTGGATGGGGAGCAGCTGATTTCTTTCTGGAGTGACAGAAACCTGCTGTTCCCCATCCAGGCTCCCAACTGCCTCACCAACATCCATGGGAATCCCTGCACTCCATCCTCTGAGCACCTCAGGCACGGCAGGGACCTGGGAGCACCTGGATGTAGGGGACCACCTCAAAGGAGCTCGAAGGcaggaaaacagaggaaaagctgggaaagttAAAGAGATGGAGGCTGGAGGGAGGTGAGAGCCACAGGGAGGAGATCCAGAGGGATGCTGGCAGCCCCAGCCACGCTGCTGGAGCCATCCCAGCCCAGGTGCTCCTTGGAAAACAGCCTTACCTGCTGGCACAGCGCGGGGCTGGGCCTCGCCTCCGGGCTAGCCCCGGCTCTGAGGATGGCCgagagcagccagagcaggaaaCATCCccgagcagcccagagcatgTTGGGCTGCGGGCGCCGCCAGCCCCGTCCCGCTCCTGCGGCGTCGCTggcaggctgggcaggagccaggctCTGTATAAATAGGCtccaggatgggatgggggaAGGAGATAAGGCATGTGGGTGTTCGTAGCTACGGAAGTGGGAAAAGAAAGACATCAGCTcgcagagggggaaaaaacggcacaaagccacagggaagggaaagagaaacgGCGGGATGGGGAGGAGGCAGCTCAGGTGACCGGCCGGACCCGCTGTGACATCAAATGCCAGCAGGCAGAGGTGGCACGTAGGAAAGCTGAGAGGGCTTGGGGGAGtttccctgtgccagggacaggctgtgccagctcccGGGACACCAGGGGCAGCTGGCGAGGGCTctgcagccatcctgagccagggacagctcctggctgtgggatCACCTGACTGTCACACCCGGGCGGTGAcattccctccccatcccagcacagcccagccgaGGGGACTCTGCCCCTCTCGGAAAACAACAGCTTCCCAGGGCTCGGCGCCCCTTCCCAGCGGGATGTGCAGAGCTGGaattcccctcctcctcctcctcctgctcctctccctccccagggGTCTGCGGTGTGCAAGGGCTGGGCTCCGCGCTGTCACACCCCGTGCCCCCACCTGGGCTGCCGGCTCACCTCCTCGCCCAGGGCAGGAACCAGCAGGGAACTGTCCCTGcggcagctccaggtgggatctgtGCACCCGGAGCTATGCCCCACCCacagagacttttttttgtGGTAGCATCTCCTTGTCCTTGTGCCGCCTAGTGCTGACACACTCCTTGGGGACACGCCCCTCATGCTTCACGGGGCACTCTCCAAAATGCacaatttgggtttttttggctcaGTGTGGCCAATTCCATGTGATGGAGCGACTCAGGCTGCTGAGGGGTTGTCCAAGGATGTGAAGTTTCAGCCATGGAGCTCATGCTCTAATCCTGGAGGTGtctgccaggaaaaaaataatatatagacataaaatacataaataaataaatacagattatttttatatatctatagatatagatatagatatagatacacACAGTTACACATCTGGAATGTTACCCCTCACCCTCTGACAGCTGGCGTGGTGGGGACACTTTGTCACCTCAGGATGTGGCTCAGCCTCGAGCTGGCCTGGTGTCCCCAGCAGCCGGGGCAGGCAggacagcagtgccagcccaggGACAGCGGTGTGGGCGCAGGACAGCGGTGCCAGCCCAGGGACAGCGGTGTGGGCGCAGGACAGCGGTGCCAGCCCAGGGACAGCGGTGTGGGCGCAGGACAGCGGTGACAGCGCAGGGACAGCGTTTTGGGCTGATGCCCCGCGGTGCCGGGCTGCAGCTGTGCGCACACAGCACATCTGTGCAGATGTGAGCTCCTGCCAGGGAAACACCGACCTCTGGATGACCCCCCGGCCCTCCCGAAAGCGGAACCGGCCCCGGGGGCGCTCCAGCCCCGGCATGTCCGGCCCTGCCACGCCCGGGGAACCCCGGCCTGTCCCCCTGCACCCCAACTGCTGGGCATGGGGCTGCGCGGTGACACAGCCCCTGTCAGCAGCTGAAAAGTCCCTGATTTGGATCAGGGACTTCTGCAGACAATCCCTGGGCATTTGCATCCCGAGGCTGTGAACTCCCTTCGCGGGAGCCCCGGGCGTGGATCGGACCCGGCAAACACCGAGAGGCTTTTCTTGGATCACGAAAACGGCAGAGTGAACCACACGgcctgaacagggagagatctGCTCTGAAACCAGCTCTCCTGTGCTTCCtggccttcctgccctccacgctggctcccagggctccagcaGGATCTGTTGGAGAGATTCCCTGTTCTCCTCGAGGCTTTTGTGGGAGAGGTCTCCAAAGGATGTGAGGAACGAGCAGCAGGACTGAGGTgtggagggagcagggacagaacCACCCACCCAGGTCACATCCCTACCATAGGTGATGGGCTCCAGCCTGGGTGTTTGGGAGCAGAAGGATACCTGGTTATCCAAGTCCATGGGATCTGCCCTTCCTCCAGTGCATTCCCAGGGCATTGGGAAGGTGACTCCTGACTGTCCCTGATGAG
Protein-coding regions in this window:
- the LOC138110197 gene encoding transforming growth factor beta activator LRRC32-like, which produces MAAEPSPAAPGVPGAGTACPWHRETPPSPLSFPTCHLCLLAFDVTAGPAGHLSCLLPIPPFLFPFPVALCRFFPLCELMSFFSHFRSYEHPHALSPSPIPSWSLFIQSLAPAQPASDAAGAGRGWRRPQPNMLWAARGCFLLWLLSAILRAGASPEARPSPALCQQSPTKVSCKGVGLRKFPKELGQGIKYLELSNNFIQNLSGSTMPGFGQLEYLDVCFNQLEAVSATALARLPRLHSLLLGSNHLDRNYLANGEAFHLLRNIEVLDLSVNNLESHMASWYISNLTSLRVLDLSGNTMTKLLAGTFRSSPRLRQLDLSNNYIMEIQEGAFEPLEELEMLNLALNSLHCISGFSLTQLRVLNLSHNALELFSSEEGAQPYLLRVLDLSHNRLLSFPELPKAHDLTHLNLSNNLIASLLPGSPQPREFVLLYKEMQRFNRTVHPAAALPHMADLDLSNNRLELFPFSFFHSLGALQSLSLARNCLRDVARELASNGTELSVRSLDLHSNALRVLPHWFFDSLPHLESMDLGSNSLQPCESQVSDQGRDLGVDSHTSAPGDTCTSFYNVPHLKHLSLSKNNISRLQPYAFNRTLLRSLDLSGNRDLSIPTGALGGLELSLQELSLRDNQMDESQAALPCLGTLRVLDLSGNRLSLLPSGLSCSPLESLDIRDNNLQTLGKLGSWSRSLRAVSVAGNPWSCCSLGWLDTLRAASVAVLDLPQARCAFQEHGWNISARITSTPHWICPQPKGTASLALLVALVGLSLLSAWAFCLLRKGRKAPECAGLGSNRVGVSQPHPKGEGPAEERPPDSVTKV